A stretch of the Nostoc sphaeroides genome encodes the following:
- a CDS encoding helix-turn-helix domain-containing protein: MTKIWARSFWVFLTGDQDKTLLNLRTADAPQKVKDRAEIIRLNAHGWYVEKIAAHFKWTPQTVREVLHKWEKLGIQGLWDKPGRGGKSKCKESDIVFLEGCLKKEARTYNSLQLAQKGSNAIL; encoded by the coding sequence GTGACGAAGATATGGGCGCGTAGTTTTTGGGTGTTTCTGACTGGCGATCAAGATAAAACTCTATTAAACCTAAGAACTGCGGATGCACCACAGAAAGTCAAAGACCGAGCAGAGATAATCAGGTTAAATGCACATGGCTGGTACGTTGAAAAAATAGCCGCCCATTTTAAGTGGACTCCACAAACAGTCAGAGAAGTTTTACATAAATGGGAAAAGTTAGGTATACAAGGGCTTTGGGATAAACCGGGTCGAGGAGGAAAATCGAAGTGCAAGGAGTCAGACATAGTTTTTTTGGAAGGATGCCTGAAAAAGGAAGCACGCACATACAATAGTCTTCAATTAGCTCAAAAAGGGAGCAATGCGATTTTGTGA
- a CDS encoding DUF3854 domain-containing protein, protein MVATFNGSSTTATNDVRGHLDQLTLAPLLSEPRNQATQPNSVEQIWTNESVKQHWISFDAFKDFIKQKFGRDRLCAEQFDAMIEFTDSPCRIAEALRWKKPYSGVVYAALMLNADGSVWHSILSLPNDDGTKPYKRLAPSKNGDQCFYPRVVPTIRRLIEQQMGLEKGSIPDDVDFYEWLANSELPLITTEGGEKLFSLICQGYPATTNYGATCGVDKKTKRFKPSLQRIMNRPRTLLVAYDMDSNPSVVASVNKGIDALSYSAQKVGSTVSRPTWDESLGKGIDDLLLTPNGSTLWAQSYNLALCLAIITKMLGIGAVHEVNSFEQLEQLAQLYGTIVELNILKTRMSADNLIAALNQQIRELTHGKDAVESKSHQSKSYQSKSKLIPADILAFELAEDYRERLKYCNEYKEWKYYLGDDSGLWKSQDDHMIETMIQGILDARSIVGYGTDSYIVNIRKFMARRLTVETWPQRTGIVPFLDGVLVLATGKFEKHSPGNYLTWTLPHRFDNPSLRDWPTIRGWFQEVTEGDSQKIQTLICFAAATLRGMSHLQKILYLWGNGGNGKGIYSDILTALVGSENTWSGKIENLDNPNFLVDILNKRSVIFEDQDKVNGGLQTFKTLTGGGSTKAKEVYKKACDVRLSATVLITSNYAALQGSGVGRWLKRRLIVVNMNYCPPIVDTHLREKLYPEMGAFTQYLLTIPESEIINTLNGKNSTGYDLAYWEMAQMTDSIAAWVERHIVRDPKGVVKVGSNKNEWQSSSYRPEISTLFGSYHHYCQNSGQQGKSLPNFTPDLLQVLNHVLGWSDVKQEKTRTGSHFYGIRLRGTFDEAPFPSESSITSNQAGDGGVTDKVMDMVMDSKPYGDGCDGHLQKNLFVNEVNNHPSNFLKSESLGDEKTDFVESLGKTPSPPSQPSPEIAITHTPLALPSISPNHHQSVTNPSPAPSASVTTRQPVRGDRVKLISSGEEYKISWVSCGSDKVLLVSALTGEPFTAPSLLRPGAAAGGLNLIDVSELEFLDT, encoded by the coding sequence ATGGTAGCCACCTTTAACGGTTCTAGTACTACTGCTACAAATGATGTTCGTGGACATCTAGATCAACTGACTTTAGCCCCACTATTATCTGAACCCAGGAATCAGGCGACACAGCCCAATAGTGTTGAGCAAATCTGGACTAACGAGAGCGTTAAACAGCATTGGATTTCATTTGACGCTTTCAAAGATTTTATTAAGCAGAAGTTTGGGCGTGACCGACTTTGTGCAGAGCAGTTTGACGCGATGATTGAGTTTACAGACTCACCATGCCGGATAGCCGAGGCTTTAAGGTGGAAAAAACCATATTCCGGCGTTGTGTATGCTGCGCTGATGCTGAATGCAGATGGTAGCGTCTGGCATTCAATTTTGAGTCTACCAAACGATGATGGCACAAAACCTTACAAACGGCTGGCTCCATCTAAGAATGGAGATCAGTGCTTCTATCCTCGCGTCGTCCCCACTATTAGAAGGCTCATTGAGCAACAGATGGGACTTGAGAAAGGCAGTATCCCTGATGATGTGGATTTCTATGAATGGTTAGCCAATTCCGAGTTACCTCTAATTACGACCGAAGGCGGGGAAAAACTCTTTAGTCTAATCTGTCAGGGATACCCCGCCACCACCAACTACGGCGCGACCTGTGGGGTAGATAAAAAGACCAAGCGATTCAAGCCCAGCTTACAGCGAATCATGAATCGCCCTAGAACCTTGTTAGTTGCCTATGACATGGATTCTAATCCCTCGGTCGTAGCATCTGTAAACAAGGGGATTGATGCACTGTCTTATTCGGCGCAAAAAGTAGGCTCCACCGTATCGCGCCCCACCTGGGACGAGTCACTAGGCAAAGGGATTGATGACTTGTTGCTGACACCAAACGGTTCAACGCTTTGGGCCCAAAGCTATAATTTAGCGCTATGTCTTGCCATAATCACCAAAATGCTGGGCATTGGGGCGGTACACGAGGTGAATAGTTTTGAACAACTCGAACAACTTGCTCAACTCTACGGCACTATTGTAGAGTTAAATATTTTGAAAACTCGCATGAGTGCGGATAATCTAATCGCGGCACTAAATCAGCAAATCAGAGAATTGACCCACGGCAAAGATGCCGTTGAGTCCAAGTCTCATCAGTCAAAGTCTTATCAGTCGAAGTCAAAACTTATCCCGGCTGACATACTGGCATTTGAATTAGCAGAAGATTACCGAGAGCGCCTCAAGTACTGCAACGAATACAAGGAATGGAAGTACTATCTAGGTGACGATTCGGGATTGTGGAAATCCCAGGATGACCACATGATCGAAACAATGATTCAGGGAATATTAGATGCCCGTTCCATTGTTGGCTATGGCACTGATAGCTATATAGTCAATATTCGCAAATTCATGGCGCGACGGCTAACTGTTGAAACGTGGCCCCAAAGAACAGGCATCGTTCCATTCCTAGATGGCGTACTGGTGCTGGCTACTGGAAAGTTTGAGAAACACTCACCCGGTAATTATTTAACCTGGACACTGCCCCATCGCTTTGATAATCCCTCTCTTCGAGATTGGCCAACGATTCGCGGTTGGTTCCAGGAAGTAACGGAGGGCGACTCCCAAAAAATACAAACCCTCATCTGTTTTGCAGCTGCCACACTCAGAGGTATGTCTCATCTCCAAAAAATTCTTTACCTCTGGGGCAATGGCGGCAATGGTAAAGGCATTTACTCGGATATCCTGACGGCGTTAGTCGGCTCAGAGAATACTTGGAGTGGCAAAATTGAAAACTTGGATAATCCTAATTTCCTGGTAGACATACTCAATAAACGCTCAGTCATTTTTGAGGATCAAGATAAGGTCAATGGCGGTTTGCAAACTTTCAAAACCCTCACGGGGGGAGGAAGCACCAAAGCCAAGGAAGTTTATAAAAAAGCTTGTGATGTCAGATTGTCCGCCACAGTTTTAATTACTTCCAATTATGCGGCGCTCCAAGGCTCTGGGGTCGGCAGATGGCTCAAAAGGCGGTTGATTGTAGTAAATATGAATTACTGTCCACCAATTGTAGATACTCACCTCAGAGAAAAGCTCTACCCAGAGATGGGAGCCTTCACCCAGTACCTACTTACCATTCCAGAGAGTGAAATAATTAACACTCTCAATGGAAAAAACTCTACTGGCTATGATCTCGCTTACTGGGAAATGGCGCAGATGACTGACTCCATCGCGGCTTGGGTGGAACGGCATATCGTGCGAGATCCAAAAGGAGTGGTCAAAGTCGGCTCCAACAAAAACGAGTGGCAAAGCAGCAGCTACCGCCCCGAAATCAGCACACTGTTTGGCTCATACCATCACTACTGCCAAAATTCTGGGCAACAAGGCAAGAGCCTACCCAATTTCACCCCAGACTTACTGCAAGTCTTAAATCATGTGCTGGGATGGTCTGATGTTAAGCAGGAAAAAACCAGAACTGGCAGTCATTTTTACGGTATCCGGTTAAGAGGTACTTTCGATGAGGCTCCGTTCCCTTCCGAATCTTCAATCACTTCCAATCAAGCTGGTGATGGAGGTGTGACGGACAAGGTTATGGATATGGTGATGGACTCAAAGCCTTATGGTGACGGATGTGATGGACATTTACAGAAAAATCTTTTTGTAAATGAGGTAAATAATCATCCATCTAATTTTTTGAAGAGTGAAAGTTTGGGCGATGAGAAAACAGATTTTGTAGAAAGTTTGGGCAAAACTCCATCACCTCCGTCACAACCATCACCTGAGATAGCTATAACCCATACACCACTTGCATTACCATCCATTTCCCCAAACCATCACCAATCCGTCACCAATCCGTCACCGGCTCCATCAGCATCCGTCACCACTCGCCAACCCGTTAGAGGAGATCGTGTGAAGCTAATTTCAAGCGGCGAAGAATATAAAATTTCTTGGGTTTCCTGTGGTAGTGATAAAGTGCTTTTGGTTTCTGCCCTCACTGGAGAGCCGTTCACTGCACCTTCACTGTTGCGTCCTGGCGCTGCGGCGGGTGGATTAAATCTCATTGATGTTAGTGAACTGGAGTTTTTGGATACTTAG
- a CDS encoding DUF6009 family protein: protein MSVKSQTPSDIQFESKIVWLSNIDAIPYVREYFNTCCSRRKGKVKYQTYQIIGYAELEDNAPNTGRSGCFARRIFWLAKHDRFYQPDGVYKQGCPIEAIDPLTVFPKVLGQITTRAWNGTLSQEVD from the coding sequence ATGAGTGTAAAATCTCAAACTCCCTCGGATATTCAGTTTGAATCAAAGATTGTTTGGTTAAGCAATATCGATGCTATTCCTTATGTTAGAGAATATTTTAATACTTGTTGCAGTAGAAGAAAGGGAAAGGTTAAGTATCAAACCTATCAGATCATTGGCTATGCAGAACTAGAAGACAATGCCCCTAACACTGGTAGAAGTGGGTGTTTTGCTCGGCGAATATTTTGGCTTGCAAAGCACGATCGCTTTTATCAGCCTGATGGAGTTTATAAGCAAGGATGTCCAATAGAAGCTATAGATCCATTAACTGTTTTTCCAAAAGTTCTAGGGCAGATAACAACAAGAGCTTGGAATGGAACATTGTCACAAGAGGTTGACTAA